GGGCGGGGGTCTGGCAGCTCTATAAGGGCATCGATGCGCCCTGGAAAGCATTGCTCAAGTTGTTGCTGATTGAGTGTTACGCCATGGGAGAAGACCGGCCGCTGCTGTCCCGGGTGTTCAAGCAGGCGGTGTTTTCTGGTGTTACCGACGCCAATCGGCTGGACCCCTACATGCTGTTGTATGAGAGGCTGGAGCAATGGCTGGCTGAAAGCGGCGCGGAAGACCGCCTGGGCCTCGTTCGACAGAGTCTTTATCTGAAGTCGGGGCTGCCGCTGACCCGGGTTAATCGTGCCAGTGCAGGCTGGCGCGCGGCTTTGCTGGATTCGCTGGTGGGCCGGTGGCAATGGTCAGAGGACGATCTGCATGTACTGGACAACCGCGCCCGCTGGCGGGCGGAAGATGTCATGTCGCTGCGCCGTCAGGTGGTTGCAGAACTAACCCACAGCTACCGATTGCTTTCCCGGCTGGCCCGTGAACACGGCAGCCAGGCAGCAATCAGCGACAACGACATGAACCTGCTGGGGCGAAAGCTTTACGCGGCATTCCAGCGCAAGGCCGGGAAGATCGAATTGATCAACCCGGGCCTGGCGCCCTCCCTGGCGGAGGAGAACCTGTCGTTTCATCACCAGTCCGAGCAGGGGGATGGTTCGTCTCAGGGCGGGTGGCTCCTTTACCGGGATCTTGAAGACCCCTCGGATGCCTTCTGGCAGCCGGTGATCCGCCGTTCCGGCAACCTTACTGAGTTGATGGTGTGGTGTTTCTGTAATGGCTTGCTGACCCGCAGCACACGGTTGAATGTGCGCAGCGGCACCAGCAATGCCTCGGTGGCTGAGCTCAGGGATATGCTGGACGCGCTGGCGGGCTGTCTGCCCATGCCGGTGGAGCCGGTCTCCCGGGAAGCCCTCGCCCGCGGTGTTCGACCCCTGCGCCATCTGCTGTTCGTGAACGTCGGTGTTGACCCCCAGGCCCATCTGACCGAGCGGGGCCTGCACAAACTCAGCGCCCGGCATGATTCCCTCGGATTCAGTGGCGGCCGCGAAAACCTGGTGATCACCATTGATCAGGTGACCTACAACAGTTGGCATGAGGTCAGTCTTCAGCACTACGCCGCCGGCGATACGCTCATCCAGTGTCTGAAGAATATTCTGGCCTCTGTGGCCGCGGCGCCAGATCAGCTGCCGGAGATTCAGGTGCACTGTCACAGCGCCGGTCACGGTGCCGCTATTGCCCGCCGGGTGCAGGAGCTTTTTACCGGGGTGATGCGATCGTTTTTTGCCGGGGGTACCGGGCCACACCCGTTGCGGTATGTTATCGAGATGGACCGGCGGTATTTTCTGCTCAGTTTCAACGGCACCGAGCCCGGTTTTATCGCCGTGGACAGCAAATCCGCCCTGCTGGAGTGCCTGGCGCGACCCCAGGAAGGTTATCTGCCGGTGGTTTTCGATCACTACGCGATGACCGACGACCCACAACTCCGGATAGTGTGCCACGCCGCCGAGCCGTCCAATGTCCAGATCTTCTACCGAATCACCGGTGACAGGGCTCAGCTCTGGGCGGTGGACGAGCTGGGGGGAGTGTTTTCCTGGCAGCAGGCCTTCAGTTCCAGGCGTTACCTGCTGGTGCCCCTGTTGCGATTCCTTGAAAATCTGCTGGAGCGTAAACAGCTGCGTCAGCTTGATGTTATGGCGGGGCCAACGGGTGTGCGCTGCTACGAACTGACGCCGATGGAAGGGCAGTGGCGGGCCGAGCCCCGCCCGGACGCCAGTCGGCAGGGACTGTCTCTGTCCGGACTGGAGGTTCAGGCTGTGGGCGTTCAGGAAGGCGGTGCCCGGGTTCGCTTCGACATTTTCTGCGCCGATCAGGAGTTCACGGTTCAGGAGTATGGAGACCAGCTGATTCCGGCCGTGGCCCACTACATCCGTTCCCTGCGTGGCGGCAACGAAGCCTACCCGGTGTATCTGACGGACGTTCACCTTCCCCATGACCTGGACCCTCAGGTTTATCAGCAGGATATCCAGACTATCCAGTATCTTTACTACCGTGCCGTGCTTGAGGAATCCCTGAACCGCTATCTGATGGAGTGAGCCACCGCGGTGTCTCGCCGGGCGGGGCTTCACTCAGGTATACTGGGTCTATCGAAACTCATTGGGGCTGCGGACATGAAAGCAGGACTGATCACGATGGTGTTTCTGGTGATGGCTGCGGGTCTTGCCGGTTGTGGGCAGAAAGGTCCGCTCTACCTGCCAGCATCCGACCAGACCGGTGCGGAGAACGCGACCATGCCGGAAAAACAGGCCGATCGTGAGAGCGCCGCTGATCAGTAGTGCCTGGTAGCACCCGAAAACCGACAGCCCGGAAAATATCAGAGAGCCCCATGGATCATTTCAATTACCGCGACGGCGAGCTCTATGCCGAAGACGTTCCTGTTGCGGACATCGCTGACAGGTTCGGCACGCCTGCCTATGTCTATTCCCGTGCGACGCTGGAGCGACATTACCGGGCCTATGACGATGCCCTGGCCGGGCGACCCCACCTGGTGTGTTACGCCGTCAAAGCCAACAGTAACCTGGCGGTTCTGAACGTGCTGGCTCGCCTGGGCGCGGGCTTCGATATTGTTTCCGCCGGCGAGCTGGAGCGAGTCATTCGCGCCGGTGGCGAACCGTCAAGGGTGGTTTTTTCCGGCGTGGGCAAGCAACGCTGGGAAATGCGCCGGGCACTGGAAGCGGGGGTTCGCTGTTTCAACGTGGAATCGGATACCGAGCTGGACCGTCTGAACGAAGTGGCTGGCGAGCTGGGTGTGAAAGCGCCAATCTCCCTGCGGGTGAATCCGGATGTGGACGCGGGTACCCATCCCTATATCTCTACAGGGCTCAAGGAAAACAAGTTCGGCATCGACATCGCCGAGGCGCCCGCGGTATACCAGCGCGCAGCGACTCTGCCGAACCTGGATATTCAGGGTGTTGACTGTCATATCGGGTCGCAGCTGACTACGGTTGCGCCGTTTCTGGATGCCCTCGATCGGGTGTTAGTGCTGATTGATGCGCTGGCGGAAAAGCAGATTGTGATACGGCATCTGGACATGGGCGGCGGCCTGGGTGTCACCTACGATCAGGAACAGCCGCCCCAGCCATCGGACTATGTAACGGCCCTGGCGGAACGCCTGGGAGACCGTAAGCTGGAGCTGATTATGGAGCCGGGCAGGTCCATCGCCGCCAACGCCGGTATTCTGCTGACCCGGGTGGAATTTCTGAAGTGCACCGAGCACCGTAATTTCGCCATTATCGACGCTGCCATGAACGATCTTATCCGCCCGGCGCTTTACAGCGCCTGGCAGTCGATTGTTCCAGTCCGTCCCCGCAATGATGTGGACGAAAAACAGTGGGATCTGGTGGGGCCGGTGTGTGAAACCGGTGATTTCCTTGGCAAGGATCGCCCGCTGCGGCTAAAGGCCGACGATCTGCTGGCGGTGCGCTCCGCTGGCGCCTATGGTTTTGTCATGAGTTCCAACTACAACACCCGTAACCGCCCACCGGAACTGATGGTGGACGGACAGGATGTACACGTGGTGCGCCGACGCGAAACCCTCGACGAGCAGCTTGCACCCGAAAGCTGCCTGCCGTTATGAGTGGGGAGCCGGAAATGAATCAGTCACGACGCGGCTCGCTTCTGAGCTTCACCAAGATGCACGGTCTGGGCAATGATTTCATGGTGGTGGATGCCATCAGCCAGCCGTTCCGCCTGAGCGCAGAGTCCATCCGGGAACTGGCAAACCGCAATTTTGGCGTGGGCTTTGACCAGTTGCTGGTGGTGGAGCCCCCGGGCCTGCCCGACGTGGATTTCCGCTACCGGATTTTCAACAGCGACGGCTCAGAAGTCGAGCAGTGTGGCAATGGTGCCCGTTGCTTTGCCCGTTTTGTGCGGGATCAGCGGCTGACCAACAAGAAGATTATCCGCGTGCAGACCGCCAAGGGCGTTATCGAACTGCGTATTGGCAAGGGTGGTCTGGTAACGGTCGATATGGGCGTGCCCGAGCTGAACCCGCCGGCAATCCCCTTCGCCGCGGACCAGCGCAAAGAGCTGTACACCGTGCAAGTAGGTGGCGAAACCGTCGAGCTGAGCGCGATCTCCATGGGTAACCCCCATGGCGTTCTGCTGGTGGACAACGTAGATACGGCTCCGGTGGCGGAGCTGGGGCCCAGGCTGGAAAACCACCCGCGTTTTCCCGCCCGCGCGAACATTGGTTTTCTCCAGATTCTGGACCGCCGCCACGTGAGGCTGCGGGTATTCGAGCGCGGTGCCGGTGAAACGCTCGCCTGCGGCAGCGGCGCCTGTGCCGCGGTGGTTGCCGGGCGCCTGCGCGGATTGCTTGATGCCCGGGTGGATGTGGAGCTGCTGGGTGGACACCTGGTGGTGGAATGGCAGGGTGAGGGGTCGCCTGTTATGATGGAAGGGTCCGCGACCAGTGTGTTCGAAGGCCAGTTGCGACTGCCCGGAGATCCGTCGCCACGTCGGCGCAGAGGCCCCAGACAAGGCGATGGCAAGTCTGCCCAGAACCGACAACAACGTGGCCGCCAGACGGCCGCTTCAAGGCAGTGACCGTCAGGAGATCAGCATGACAGAACAAACGGCCCGCCAGAAGGCCGGTGAGATCAGCCGGGAAACGGTTGCAGAGTATCTTCGCGAGAATCCCGATTTTTTTCTGGATCAGGACGAGCTGCTGCGCACTCTGACTTTGCCCCACGACAGCGGCAGGGCCATTTCGTTGGTGGAGCGTCAGGTTCACCTGTTCCGCGAGCAGCGCGACACCTTGCGCCAGGAATTGGTCGAGCTGCTGTCTATCGCACGGCATAACGACCGCCTGTTCGAGAAGAGCAAGCGTTTGCTGATGCAGGTGATTGAAGCGCGCAATCTCAATGATATGGCCGCGGCTGTTGATGACAGCATACGTGGTGATTTCGGCCTGGATGCGGCCTCGATTATTCTGTTTACCGACGATCAACTGCCCGGCAACGGTCATGGGGCGCTGCATGTGGTGTCTCCGGACGACGCCAGAAAGCGCCTCGGGGGTCTGTTGGACGGTGACCGTGCGGTCTGCGGCCAGTTCCGTGAGAGCGAACGCAGTTTCCTGTTTCCGGATCGGGAAGATCCCATCGCTTCGGTGGCGCTGGTGCCCCTGCGTGCTGCCCATGAACTCACTGGCGGAGCCAACGAACTGGTGGGCGTGTTCGCGGTCGGAAGCTGCGAAGCCGGCTACTTCGACCAGAACATGGGGTCGCTTTTCCTGACCTATATCAGCGATACCCTGAGTCGGCTGCTGCCCCCGATTCTCCGGCAGCACACCGCCGCCGCACCCCTGGCGGACTCGGTTGCGGAGTCGCGCTGAGCGTGTCTTTTTCGGGTAGCGTACCGTCCGATTCCGAAGCCGGTCTCGCTGCCGCGCTTGCAGATCCGCTTCGGGGTTTTATCCGCTACCTGGCTTCCGAAAAACGCCATTCCCGTCATACCTGCGCCAACTATGAGGATGATATTCGCCGGTTTGGCGACTGGGTCGCCGGGTCGCAGGGGCGCTCGGAATGGCGTGATATGACCTCCCATGACTTGCGGCGTTATGTCGCCGTTCTCAGTCGCGCCGGCCTCGGAGGGCGCAGCATTGCCCGTCATCTTTCCGCCGTTCGTCGATTTTATGATTACCTGCTGCGGGAGCATCTCGCTACGGACAATCCGGTGCTGGATGTAAGAGCACCCAAAGCGGGCCGAAGACTGCCCCGGGTGGCGGACGTGGATCAGTTGAGCCATCTTCTGGATGCCAGTCCAGATGATCCGCTGGAAACGCGGGATCTGAGCATGTTCGAACTGCTTTATTCATCGGGCCTGCGTTTGTCCGAACTGGCTGGCCTGGATCTGGAATCGGTTGACCGTCGGGGCGGTGAAGTAAGAGTGCTGGGTAAGGGCGGTAAGGAACGTATTTTGCCAGTCGGTCGGCGCGCGCTTGAGGCCCTGGAGCAGTGGCTTGCGGCGCGCCCCGCATTGGCTGACGAGCGCGAGCGGGCCCTGTTTGTCAGCCGCCGCGGAGAGCGCCTGAGCAACCGTAGTATCCAGTCCCGTCTGCGACGCTGGGGAGTAAAGAACGGTGCCGACCAGACGCTGCACCCCCACCTGCTGAGACATTCGTTTGCCAGCCATATGCTCGAATCCAGTGGTGATCTGCGCGCGGTTCAGGAGTTGCTTGGCCACGCGGACATCAGTACCACCCAGATCTATACTCATCTGGATTATCAGCATCTGGCCAAAGTTTACGATCAAAGCCATCCCCGCGCCCGCCGGGGTCGTAAATCAGATGACACCAAGATATGAATGACAGGCCCGCCGGACAGCAGGAGACCCAGATGTCATCGGATGCGTCCTGGAAAGACAAATACCTCCGGGAACTCGAAGCCACCGAAGCGCAGCAGGCGCGTTGGGATACTGAGAAAAACCTACTACTGCGCATGCTGGTTCGCACAAGCCTGGCGTCGGAAGGACAGAGCGCCGAGCTGGATACACTGCTGGCGCGGCTGAGGGAAGATATCCGCAAGGGCCACCTCGACACCAGTGGCTGGCAGCAACTCCAGGAACGCATTGATCGCAACGTGTCAGGACTGGATGATCGCAAGTCGGAGTCGGATAGACGGCTGCGGAGCATCTTTGAAAAACTGCTGTCAGACCTACGCCACCACAGCGCGTTCCGGCCTGTCAAAGATCGCCTGAAAGACCTTGAAAAGCGGCTCCGGAAACCGGAAACCTTCCGTGCATCTTTCAACGAGTGGCTAGTGGATTTTGCCTCTGCTCTGCAGGCCGGAATAGACAGCGACGCTGGCCGGCAGGCAGCGCGCTCTCCGCAAAAAGGCCTGTTCGGGCGACTGTTTGATCGCGATGCCAGTGACGATGAGGGTCGGGAGCCAGCATTACCGGCAGCGTCGACCGGTGTTGAAGCGCCACCCGTTGAGTTGGAACCACCCTGTGGTGAAGAGGCTGACCAGCGTTTGCGGATAGCGCGTCGGGTCGGCGAGCTTCTGGGCCAGCTACTGGAACAGGTGGTTCTGGAGCCGGCCTCGGAGGCCCGGGCGCGGCGCCTTCAGGAAAGCCTGCTGTCCAGTGATGACTGGGGCGAACTGAGAGAAGGTCTAAGCGGCGTTGCTGAGTTGGTCATTGCGGCTGTCACCCGTAGTCAGCGAGACTTTGAAGCGTTCTTGCGCAGGCTCGACGAGCGCCTGGATACGCTCAAAAAGTATTTTGCGGAACAGGAGAACGCCCAGGCCGGCCGGCTTGGCGCCTCTGCCGAACTGGACCAGGAAATACAGCAGGAGCTGGATGCGTTCGGGCAGAAAGTTGAGGCCAGCCAGGATTTTCAGGGACTCAAGGCGTCGGTTTCCGGACATCTGACCTCTATTCGCGAGGCCGTGGGGCGGTTTCGAACCAAAGAGTCTGAAAGGGAAAAGTATCTGGCCGAGCAGTTGGGTACCTTGCAGGAAAAACTTGCAGCCATGGAAACCCAGGCGGAAAGTGTCAAAGTCGAACTGCGGGAACAGCGTCGGCGGGCAATGACCGATGTGCTGACTCAATTGCCGAACCGGGAAGCCTGGAAGGACCGCCTCGACATTGAATATCAGCGCTGGCGGCGCTATCGCAGCTCCCTTACCCTGGCGGTACTGGACATTGATCTGTTCAAACGGGTCAATGACTCCTACGGCCACAAGGCTGGCGATCGGGTGTTGCAGTTGGTGGCCAAGGCACTACAGGATCGCCTGCGCCAGACCGACTTCATTGCCCGGTACGGCGGAGAGGAGTTTGTATTGCTGTTTCCGGAAACTTCCGCTGAGGCTGCCAAAGCCGTTCTCGACGGCCTGCGAGGGCATATCCAGGCGCTGCCGTTTCATTTTCGAGGTGAACCGGTTTCGGTGACTTTCTCTGCTGGCGTGGCCTGCTTTGACACGGATGATGAACCGGACGAGGTTTTCGACCGTGCGGACCGGTCTCTCTATCACGCCAAGGAAACCGGTCGCGATCAGGTCTGTATCGGGGTTCGCCCGGCTCAGTGACGCATGAGTGCGTCCAGTTCGTCGATGACTTCGGCCCAGTCCGAGTCGTCTTCCAGGCCTTCCTCCAGGAAGTTGGATTGGGCGTCAGACCAGAAGGGCGCATCCTGCAGGGCAATTTCCGCCGGCAGGGGCGAGTGTCTGGCGATG
This DNA window, taken from Marinobacter halotolerans, encodes the following:
- a CDS encoding GGDEF domain-containing protein yields the protein MSSDASWKDKYLRELEATEAQQARWDTEKNLLLRMLVRTSLASEGQSAELDTLLARLREDIRKGHLDTSGWQQLQERIDRNVSGLDDRKSESDRRLRSIFEKLLSDLRHHSAFRPVKDRLKDLEKRLRKPETFRASFNEWLVDFASALQAGIDSDAGRQAARSPQKGLFGRLFDRDASDDEGREPALPAASTGVEAPPVELEPPCGEEADQRLRIARRVGELLGQLLEQVVLEPASEARARRLQESLLSSDDWGELREGLSGVAELVIAAVTRSQRDFEAFLRRLDERLDTLKKYFAEQENAQAGRLGASAELDQEIQQELDAFGQKVEASQDFQGLKASVSGHLTSIREAVGRFRTKESEREKYLAEQLGTLQEKLAAMETQAESVKVELREQRRRAMTDVLTQLPNREAWKDRLDIEYQRWRRYRSSLTLAVLDIDLFKRVNDSYGHKAGDRVLQLVAKALQDRLRQTDFIARYGGEEFVLLFPETSAEAAKAVLDGLRGHIQALPFHFRGEPVSVTFSAGVACFDTDDEPDEVFDRADRSLYHAKETGRDQVCIGVRPAQ
- a CDS encoding DUF2789 domain-containing protein, with protein sequence MDTSKHTLATLFEQLGMPADEASIENFIARHSPLPAEIALQDAPFWSDAQSNFLEEGLEDDSDWAEVIDELDALMRH
- the xerC gene encoding tyrosine recombinase XerC, with translation MSFSGSVPSDSEAGLAAALADPLRGFIRYLASEKRHSRHTCANYEDDIRRFGDWVAGSQGRSEWRDMTSHDLRRYVAVLSRAGLGGRSIARHLSAVRRFYDYLLREHLATDNPVLDVRAPKAGRRLPRVADVDQLSHLLDASPDDPLETRDLSMFELLYSSGLRLSELAGLDLESVDRRGGEVRVLGKGGKERILPVGRRALEALEQWLAARPALADERERALFVSRRGERLSNRSIQSRLRRWGVKNGADQTLHPHLLRHSFASHMLESSGDLRAVQELLGHADISTTQIYTHLDYQHLAKVYDQSHPRARRGRKSDDTKI
- the lptM gene encoding LPS translocon maturation chaperone LptM, producing the protein MKAGLITMVFLVMAAGLAGCGQKGPLYLPASDQTGAENATMPEKQADRESAADQ
- a CDS encoding class I adenylate cyclase, producing the protein MTVQTARIDLDFDEGIDRKTLRRLRDRFMGINLQRWDRARSALTYRQQMVLEILPLVFHLNHPSLPGYADAHCPYGLSHYRPSDDVLNTARRLARTFSLKDEGRRRPDLEAMFLMGSPGTLGHSVASDLDVWLCHRADLSTRGVACLERKASRLGEWAQSLGVELHVFVFCAAEFREGRQGTEVTGENCGSAQHYLLLDEFYRTGIHLGGRYPLWWLVPPEDEHRYDERVRQLVECRFIRADEYIDFGAVPSIPREEFLGAGVWQLYKGIDAPWKALLKLLLIECYAMGEDRPLLSRVFKQAVFSGVTDANRLDPYMLLYERLEQWLAESGAEDRLGLVRQSLYLKSGLPLTRVNRASAGWRAALLDSLVGRWQWSEDDLHVLDNRARWRAEDVMSLRRQVVAELTHSYRLLSRLAREHGSQAAISDNDMNLLGRKLYAAFQRKAGKIELINPGLAPSLAEENLSFHHQSEQGDGSSQGGWLLYRDLEDPSDAFWQPVIRRSGNLTELMVWCFCNGLLTRSTRLNVRSGTSNASVAELRDMLDALAGCLPMPVEPVSREALARGVRPLRHLLFVNVGVDPQAHLTERGLHKLSARHDSLGFSGGRENLVITIDQVTYNSWHEVSLQHYAAGDTLIQCLKNILASVAAAPDQLPEIQVHCHSAGHGAAIARRVQELFTGVMRSFFAGGTGPHPLRYVIEMDRRYFLLSFNGTEPGFIAVDSKSALLECLARPQEGYLPVVFDHYAMTDDPQLRIVCHAAEPSNVQIFYRITGDRAQLWAVDELGGVFSWQQAFSSRRYLLVPLLRFLENLLERKQLRQLDVMAGPTGVRCYELTPMEGQWRAEPRPDASRQGLSLSGLEVQAVGVQEGGARVRFDIFCADQEFTVQEYGDQLIPAVAHYIRSLRGGNEAYPVYLTDVHLPHDLDPQVYQQDIQTIQYLYYRAVLEESLNRYLME
- the dapF gene encoding diaminopimelate epimerase; this encodes MNQSRRGSLLSFTKMHGLGNDFMVVDAISQPFRLSAESIRELANRNFGVGFDQLLVVEPPGLPDVDFRYRIFNSDGSEVEQCGNGARCFARFVRDQRLTNKKIIRVQTAKGVIELRIGKGGLVTVDMGVPELNPPAIPFAADQRKELYTVQVGGETVELSAISMGNPHGVLLVDNVDTAPVAELGPRLENHPRFPARANIGFLQILDRRHVRLRVFERGAGETLACGSGACAAVVAGRLRGLLDARVDVELLGGHLVVEWQGEGSPVMMEGSATSVFEGQLRLPGDPSPRRRRGPRQGDGKSAQNRQQRGRQTAASRQ
- the lysA gene encoding diaminopimelate decarboxylase: MDHFNYRDGELYAEDVPVADIADRFGTPAYVYSRATLERHYRAYDDALAGRPHLVCYAVKANSNLAVLNVLARLGAGFDIVSAGELERVIRAGGEPSRVVFSGVGKQRWEMRRALEAGVRCFNVESDTELDRLNEVAGELGVKAPISLRVNPDVDAGTHPYISTGLKENKFGIDIAEAPAVYQRAATLPNLDIQGVDCHIGSQLTTVAPFLDALDRVLVLIDALAEKQIVIRHLDMGGGLGVTYDQEQPPQPSDYVTALAERLGDRKLELIMEPGRSIAANAGILLTRVEFLKCTEHRNFAIIDAAMNDLIRPALYSAWQSIVPVRPRNDVDEKQWDLVGPVCETGDFLGKDRPLRLKADDLLAVRSAGAYGFVMSSNYNTRNRPPELMVDGQDVHVVRRRETLDEQLAPESCLPL
- a CDS encoding DUF484 family protein, which translates into the protein MTEQTARQKAGEISRETVAEYLRENPDFFLDQDELLRTLTLPHDSGRAISLVERQVHLFREQRDTLRQELVELLSIARHNDRLFEKSKRLLMQVIEARNLNDMAAAVDDSIRGDFGLDAASIILFTDDQLPGNGHGALHVVSPDDARKRLGGLLDGDRAVCGQFRESERSFLFPDREDPIASVALVPLRAAHELTGGANELVGVFAVGSCEAGYFDQNMGSLFLTYISDTLSRLLPPILRQHTAAAPLADSVAESR